Below is a window of Chelmon rostratus isolate fCheRos1 chromosome 23, fCheRos1.pri, whole genome shotgun sequence DNA.
atacaatcaatGGATCAACCAtgtgtccaacacacacaggaggggggggggggggggcaggtggCCAGGGGGCAGGTGGCCAGGGGGCAGGGGGAAAGGTGGGCAGGGGGACATGGGGCAGGGGGCAGGTGGGAGGGGCCCAGGTGGGCAGGTGGCCAGGGGGCATCGGGGAGGGGCCCAGGTGAGCAGGGAGCAGGTGGGCAGGTGGCCAGGGGTCAGGGGGAAGGTGGGCAGGGGGCAACGGGGAGGGGCCCAGGTGAGCAGGGAGCACGTGGGCTGGGAGACAGGTGGGCTGGGGGACATGGGGCAGGGGGCAGGTGGGAGGGGCCCTGGTGGGCAGGGAGCAGGTGCAGGTGGCCAGGGGGCAGGGGGAAGGTGGGCGGGGGGCATCGGGGAGGGGCCCAGGTGAGCAGGGAGCACGTGGGCAGGGGGACATGGGGGACATGGGGGAGGGGCCCAGGTGAGCAGGGAGCAGGTGGGCTGGGGGCATGGGGGAGGGGCCCAGGTGAGCAGGGAGCAGGTGGGCAGGGAGCAGGTGGGCAGGGGGCAGGTGGGCTGGGGGCATGGGGGAGGGGCCCAGGTGAGCAGGGAGCAGGTGGGCTGGGGGCATGGGGGAGGGGCCCAGGTGAGCAGGGAGCAGGTGGGCAGGGGGCAGGTGGGCAGGGAGCAGGTGGGCAGGGGGCAGGTGGGCTGGGGGCAGGTGGGCAGGGGGCAGGTGCGCTGGGGGCATGGGGGAGGGGCCCAGGTGAGCAGGGAGCAGGTGGGGAGGTGGGAGGGGCCCAGGTGGGCAGGGGGCAGGTGAGCAGGGGGTAGGTGGGCCGGGGGACGTGTGCTTCTGGTGGCGTGGAGCCGGGGAGGGGGTGGAATAAGAGTTTGACGTCTGGATTAATGTGAGTGACTTTTAATCTGAGCAGCTTGATTTAATTTCGGGTCTAAAATGAATCATTCGTGAACGATGGAAACTGAAAACGTTTGACCTGAAATCTAAACGACAGGAATTCAAACCACTTAAAGTCAGAATACTCAGCGCCACAAATACATGAGTATTTAAATTTCAGCATGAAGTATTCTGCAGCGTCTAAAcctcagacaggaagtaaagatGTTTATCAGAAATAAATCcgacagagctggagaggaagagaaatcaCTCGTGTTAATTAAATGAGTGTGACAGCAACAGCTCTACCGGCTAACTAGTTAGCATCTGTAATACAAGTTTACACTGCTGCCACACTGCAGCTAGCATCTGAAGGCTATCAGTATAGATATAGGCACAGGTCGAGGAACTGACGGTGTGTGTGACGTTCACaatgacatcacttcctcctgGAATGCTGAAGGCAGGAAGCAGCGAGCTCggagcaggaagtgtgtgcGTCAGTCGCTCAGGTACGTGTGGATGTAGATCTGCTGTTGGATCCAGGGGGTGAAGTGCGTCACGTTGCTGTACACGCCGGGTCCGAGCACTTTACTGAAGCACACGCTGCCCCACGACGTCAGGCCGAACAACGTCCAGCGACCGCCGTCCTCCTCGCACACCAACGGGCCGCCGCTGTCGCCCTGAACGCACCACAggcaggcacgcacacacacacacacacaaaacctttgTTTGTTCAAGTTGCTCCGATGTAATTgtaacatttttcatcattatgaGCAACAACTAATCGATTGATTGATCTGAATTCAGAGCCGGTCTGAATCTTTTTGAGCAGCAGTTCATTCAGAAACCGTCCAGCTGTGAGTGCAGATGTTACCATGCAGGAGTCGACGGTTCCAGCATCGTAACCGGCGCAAAGCATCCTGGGAGTGATGGTCTTCATGTCGAAGTAAGACTGACACTGAGACAGCGAGATGATCCGAACCTCGCCTTCCTGCAGCTTAAAGggcactggacacacacacacacacacacacacacacacacagaaacacacacagctcattgAGCTCATTAATTTGCTTTAGAAAACTTTGCATCATTAAATCTGATCAGACAACGTTTGACACAGACGCGACAGGAactgctaacagcagcagctaacagaagctgctaacagcagcagctaacaggagctgctaacagaagctgctaacagaagctgctaacaggagctgctaacaggagcagctaacaggagctgctaacaggagcagctaacaggacctgctaacaggagcagttaacaggagctgctaacaggagctgctaacaggagctgctaacagaagctgctaaaaggagcagctaacaggagctgctaacagaagctgctaacagcagcagctaacaggagctgctaacaggagctgctaacagcagcagctaacaggagctgctaacagaagctgctaacaggaCATGGTTGACTCCCCGGCAActttatacttcctgtttaccaCCCAGGGAATGATGGAACTGCAGTTTAGAAGCTAACTGATGCTAATCCAGTGTGAGACGTGTTTAGCTTTAGTTTTAGCAGTTTGCTTCTCATGTGCTGTGTTTAATtgccttcagtgttttttcacatcAACGTCCTGCTGGACGCTCAACctgagttcagtgtgtgtgtgtgtttctgtgtttctgtgtgtgtgtgtgtttctgtgtttcactgtgtgtgtgtgtttctgtgcttctgtgtgtgtgtgtgtgtgtgtttctgtgtttctgttagtctgtgtgtgtgtgtgtttctgtgtgtgtgtgtgtgtgtttttgtgtttctgtgtgtgtgtgtttctgtgcttctgtgtgtgtgtgtttctgtctgtgtgtgtgtgtgtgtgtttctgtgtttcactgtgtgtgtgtgtgtttctgtgtttgtgtgtgtgtgtgtgtgtgtgtttctgtgtttctgtgtgtgtgtgtgtgtgtgtgtgtgtttctgtgtttctgttagtgtgtgtgtgtgtgtgtgtgtgcgcgctcacTCCTGTTGCCCATGTGACCCCAGCCTGTGATGTAACAGTAGGAGTCAGGTGAGGGCAGCTGGCCGAGCTCAGGTAGACACACCGGTCTGACGAACTCCGTCTCCTCgacctgaaaacacaacaacatatCTGATCAATACCGTCCAATCAATGCTGATCATCAATACTCTGCATGTCTGACGCTGACCTCGGAGTCCAGCTGCACCACGCTGATGTCGTAGTCGACCACCGCCCGGTTGTAGCGTGGGTGTACGACGATGGAGCGCACCCCGCGGCTCTGACTGTGGACACCTGGATGGTCGAGGTTGGTGAGGCCCAGCACCACCTTCCACAGCTCTGCACTCTCCCTcctggtgcacacacacacacacacacacagagacacacacacacacacacacacacacacacacacacacagagagagacacacacacacagagacacacacacacacacacagacagacacacacacacacacacagagagagacacacacacacacacagagacacacacacacacagagacacacacacacacacacagacacacacacacagagacacacacacacacacacacacacacacacacacagagagagagacacacacacacagagacacacacacacacacacacagacagacacacacacacacacacagagagagacacacacacacacacagagacacacacacacacacagagacacacacacacacagagacacacacacacacacacagacacacacacacagagacacacacagacacacacacacacacacagagagacacacacacacacacacagacacacacacacacagacatacacacagacacacagagacacacacacacacacagagacacacacacacacacacagacatacacacacacacaaacacacacacagacacacacacacagacatacacacacacaaacacacacacgcacacacacagacacacacacagacacacacacagaaagacacacacacacacacacagaaacacagaaacacacacacagatcctcaGTGGTCGATCAGACTCCTGTTGAAGCTTGTgcgtgagtttgtgtgtgtgtgtgtctgtgtgtgtgtctgtgtgtgtgtgtctgtgtcagtgtgtgtgtgtgtgtgtctgtgtctgtgtgtgtgtgtctgtgtgtgtgtgtctgcgtgtgtgtgtgtctgtatgtgtgtgtgtgtgtttctgtgtgtctgtgtgtgtgtgtgtgtctgtgtgtgtgtgtgtgtgtgcgtgtctgtgtgtctgtgtgtgtgtgtgtgtgtgtgtttgtctgtctcaccCCTCGAAGCAGTGTGCGACGGTCAGGGCCCACCTCCGGGCGATGAGGACACAGCCGCAGACGTGACCGCTCTGGCCGCTCTGCAGCGAGCACTGCCACGGCCACGCCCCCCGCCGCGACACCCGGCCTCCCAGaatcctcttcttcctgtgaGGGTAGACGCCCACGGCCGGGCGCTGCCCACACTCtgacggagaggaagaggagtgttAGTCCGTAGATAATGTCTGTGACTTTGTTCAGGGTTAAAATCATCAGCCTTCACAGATCAGTAATACACCTGGACACCTGGACACCTGGACACCTGACGTGTGATCAAAACATGCTCGCTGTCATGACTCGACTGTGACATCAATGTGACTGATCGGGTTTCTGAGACTTTGGCTCCACCTGATGGTCGAATGCGGAATGACACGGAGCAGGAACAGGTGCTGATGCCTTCAGGTGCCTCCGTTCTCCTGTTCCAGCTTCCACCTGTCTCCTCACAGTCAAAGGAATACTTTGTGGGGTTtgtctgttgtcttgttttgtgctCGAGGGATTTGTTGTCGccattttatctgttttttttttattttgaagattaatcaataaaatcccttttacacattttcacatgaaatGATCAATGAATAATCCCGAGTTAAAAATGAAAGAGTTctgatgagaagaagaagaagaaaggtttACCTTCTCTGGTACAAACAACCGACACTCTCCTCCTGGAATGACACGCatgactgcagacagacagacagacagacagacaggcagcagacagacaggcagacagacagacagacagacaggcagcagacagacaggcagacagacagacagacagacagacagacagacagacagacaggcagttaGACTCAGTGCAAACAGTAAAGAGAACTGAATACTGGCAGCATGGTCACCTGACACCCTGTGTGAGTATAAATACACAGTTTTCATTATGTCCGAACAGTTTTTTCACTAACGATCAGACACTCGTGAACCACATTCTGGCGGACAGAGGACCGGGTCGTTTCCAGGACCAGTGTCCGGTTACCTTCTCTTCTCCAGCCGGGCCTGCAGAGCAGATCCGTTCCTCAGGTTCCACTCAGGATGGACGTGTAACCAACGGCGACGGCCCGGGACTCCGGGCTGGTCGGCTACCATGGAAACGGAGGAGGGaactctgcagaaaaacattgGCTGTaggtcatctgtgtgtgtgtgtgcgtgtttactgctgctgtggggACATACAtatgttcacacagtcacactgagggGACTCATAAAGCTTACAGGTTCAGTcctctgaagtgtgtgtgtgtgtgttactaacCTTACCCTAGTCCCAGCTGGTCGCAGGTCAGTTTGCTCAGATCGTGGTTCCACTCGTCCGCACAGACCTGATACTCTGCTGCAGTCCTGAACACTGTCAGTACAGAACCCGATCGATCGGACAGAGACACTGGAGAGACGACAGATCAATACAGAACCTGATCAACAACACCACAGGCACTGGAACACTGTGACGGGTCAGAggttggctgtgtgtgtgtgtgtgtgtgtgtgtcagtctgtgtgtgtgtgtgtgtcagtctgtgtgtgtgtgtgtgtgtgtctctgtgagtgtgtctgtgagtgtgtgagtgtgtgtgtgtgtgtgtttgtgtgtgtgtgtgtcagtctgtgtgtgtgtgtgtgcgtgtcagtgtgtgtgtgtgtctgtgtctgtgtgtgtgtcagtcagtttgtgtgtgtctgtgtgtgtgtgtgtctgtgtgtgtgtgtgtgtgtgtgtctgtgtcagtctgtgtgtgtgtgtgtgtgtgtgtgtgtgtgtcagtcagtttgtgtgtgtctgcgtgcgtgtgtgtgtgtgtgtgtgtgtgtgtgtgtgtgtgtgtgtgtcgtaccACAGTTCCATTCATCAGAGCTGTCTGAACAGTGCTTCCTTCCATCACACCACAGAGTCCGATGAACACACTGATGGTTGTTACAGGACAGCTCGTTATCTCTGCACACCGCTGAAGAAACGTTAATAAATATGATCAATAACTCAATCAACAGGTTGATTATCACTGACAAAAGATTGACGACGTCATCCAATAATCATTCAATCAATAAGTGTGTTATGTCTGTACGGCATTAATACTCCATCTGCCTGTGAGGTCCGGGCAGAGAGACTCACAGCAGTTCGCCTCGTCCACCATCAGGGGGCAGTCTGGGAACCCATCACAGATCATACTGGCTTTGATGCACACCTTACTGCCAGGACACTCCCACAGAGCGCGCTCAGAGCAGCCTGACGGACACAGACAGCGACGTGGTAAACGTGGACCTGAATCAGTATGCAGGACTCGCGATGAGGTACCTGCTGCTCTTACATTAGGCCACAGTGTTCTGagtgctcttattttgaaatgtgtgcgTCTCACCACAGTTGTCCTCGTCGCTGTGGTCATCGCAGTCCATGTGTCCGTCACAGCGTTTGGTTGCCAGGACGCAGCGGCCTGACCGACACTTGAAGTGGCTGGGGGAGCACTCTGTTGTCGAGgcaccaaaaacaacaacaacaggaagcaaaGCGAAATGTGACAGGAAATCGTTTAAAAGACAGTTTACatgagaagagacagaaagtccCACCCAGCATGGACACgaggacaaacagacacacagtgagtaCCGTCCACTCCGGCCTCCGGCAGCAGGCAGGTCgtgtttcctccctcctctggaAACTGACTACAGTCAGAATCCTCAGGCCACTGCAATCCCACAATGCCGAGCACCGACTCACACTTCCCCTTGGCATTACGACACAATGACCTGCAGGGCAGGGAGACGTAAGAACAGAGATGTAGCAGTACACAGAAGTCACAGTTCGGTTCAGATCCAGGTTTCGGAGTCACagcacaacaaaaaacaaatgtacgTTACCCACAATTCTCTGCGCTGCTGTTGAAGCTGACCAGGAACCCAAACTGTTCCCAAACAACCGAGTGTAAGGGACTTCTGTTTACTGGCTGACTAGCATGCCAATCAGCTAGCCTGGTGTGCTAACCTCAGCACATGTTGCTAAAGAACATACAGCTAAATGCTGAGAGGAAGAGCTAGGCTATCAGCTAACAGTATCACTAGCTTGCTAGCTTGGTTAGCGAGGTACATCCGTAATTCACATTACCTGTGATTTTAATTGGGATGCTAATTTTGGCTAGcaaaaaacaggctgaaaacGAAATGAACAGCTGATTGTCAGACTGTTgagaactgaaaacactgttgaaggaTCAAAGTTCTGAGACgaaaccacagacacacaaaaacagccagAAACAGGGTGACGGGTTTTTGACAGTGCACAGCGCCACGGATACGCTTTACGACGCCTCTATCCTCACTGACAGGCCCCCATGGTCGTGACCCTGCGTTATGGTCTGTTTTACTCTAAATGAGACCATAATTCACTAAATGGACATCATGCTGAactgaagaagacttgaaactagtgaCTGAGACCACGAACTCATCAGGAAACTGTTCACTGAGCGAATAAACCGAGAGAGAAGCAGATTCATTTTCTCATTAGCTTCCATACAGTCTGACTTCTGTTTGCAACCAACTGAAAGACCACTTACTACCTCACATATAGCATCTTAGCCTCTGCAGACTGACTGGAGGATTAACTAACTAACAGACTAGCTAGTTGCTGACCTGCAGGGCGGGACCCTCCGCAGGGTGACCGGGTCACACTTTGGGACCAGCAGCGTGCAGGCGTAGAACATGAGGTACTGGTAGCAGCCGGTCTGGACCAGGGCGGGGAACAGGGACGACTCCCAGGACACAGAGCTCTCTCTCTGGGACAGGTGACCCAGGTAGTTGGGGTAGCTGGTCAGGTTGTAGGGCAGGTTCATGCACAGCTCCAGGCTGATGGGCTCACAGCgagctgagaggcagagaggcagagtcaCCACCAGAGGGAGACATTTCCTACTCATCTTCAACCAGAGCACAGGAACAGAAGACACCTTCACGTCAAGGACTGGCCCTGAGACCTGGACCTACACTGCAAACAGCAGGTTAACAGCTGGATGCAGTGAACCAGCtgtgaggtacttttacttgataAAATCACATATACGAAGTATTTCAGTGTAGAGGTGTGCTTCCCGCTGCAGAGCCTCCACTCACTGCAGCCGCTGCTGTTGGTTCGGGGGTCGCAGGGGGCGCCGCCCCCCCCACACGCCGGCGGACAGGAAGTGGAGATACAGCTGGACTGGCcgggaacacacacaccctgagctggaaaacgcacacacagacacatggtaAGAGTCCGAGAAGCAGGTGGGTGAAGAGATGTGAGACAGGTGTGAGGCAGACAGGTGtctcactctgctctctgctgcagtgctccTCATCGCTGCCGTCTTTACAGTCGTCCTCTCCATCACAACGGAACGCCGAAGGAATACACTGACCGTTCCTGCACTCCAACAGACCCTGACTCTTACaggctgcacacagagagacagacagacagacagagacagagagagagggacagacagagagagagacagacagacagagagagagggacagacagagagagagacagacagacagagagagagggacagacagagagagagacagacagacagagagacagacacacagagacagagagagagggacagacagagagagagacagacagacagagagacagacagacagagagagagacagagagacagacagagagacagacagtcagagagagagggacagacagagagagagacagacagacagagagacagacagacagagacagagagagagggacagacagagagagagacagacagacagagagacagacagacagagacagagagacagagacagagagagagggacagacagagagagagacagagagacaggcagagagagagacagacacagagagagacagagagacaggcagagatagacagagagacagacagagagacagaaagacagaaagacagacagagacagacagacagacagacagagacagacagagagacagacagacagacagagacagagagagagggacagacagagagagagagggagagagagacagacacacagacagacagagagacagagagagagagacagagagagagacagagagagagggacagacagaaagacagacagacagagagagagacagagagggacagacagacagacagacagacagagacagagagagagacagagagagagacagacagacagacagagagagagagagagagacaggcagacagacagaaacagagagagagacagagagagacagacaggcagacagacagaaacagagagagtgacagacagacagacagagagagacggttCATTCAGGGCAGGAGCTGCGCTGACGTGAGCTAATATGTTAGCTCGCAGACGTTAGCCGGCCAACGCGGCAGCCCAGTCGAGCAGGAACAGTCTCAAACGGATCTTGACTGTGCT
It encodes the following:
- the corin gene encoding atrial natriuretic peptide-converting enzyme, coding for MLSARLETCPRVTFSGAGAAATRGPETGMGGEPCPHKLGSTNHLRLLLYILIPTVSLLAGLLLLVLALTGIFGSSLLDSSPLPSPEPIADGDPGYHGNSTNHPSVFETGNVTALLRSHSDDDITHRGSNNTSAATTVVPTASSSSQAPPTQPYTTPPDWLSSVTSLTTTWPISATSAPDSGSCQLIAEPQCHMLPYNQTWLSSSVAVVKSSEVDMLLRFFSYLSRLSCYRHIMLFGCSLALPECIAADDEHSRRVVLPCASFCEAAREGCEPVLQMFNASWPDFLRCSQFSSVTSAVSPPSSSSPSPTATAGPAPSACYTPRQIKGKPSVCGGKDHFLCATGICVPQKLVCNGYNDCDDWSDETHCVCTDGKFQCNTGRCLSPTLVCDGYDDCGDLSDELNCVCDLAREHRCGDGRCVSRDWLCDGDHDCLDKSDELNCSCKSQGLLECRNGQCIPSAFRCDGEDDCKDGSDEEHCSREQTQGVCVPGQSSCISTSCPPACGGGGAPCDPRTNSSGCTRCEPISLELCMNLPYNLTSYPNYLGHLSQRESSVSWESSLFPALVQTGCYQYLMFYACTLLVPKCDPVTLRRVPPCRSLCRNAKGKCESVLGIVGLQWPEDSDCSQFPEEGGNTTCLLPEAGVDECSPSHFKCRSGRCVLATKRCDGHMDCDDHSDEDNCGCSERALWECPGSKVCIKASMICDGFPDCPLMVDEANCSVCRDNELSCNNHQCVHRTLWCDGRKHCSDSSDEWNCVSLSDRSGSVLTVFRTAAEYQVCADEWNHDLSKLTCDQLGLGVPSSVSMVADQPGVPGRRRWLHVHPEWNLRNGSALQARLEKRSHACHSRRRVSVVCTREECGQRPAVGVYPHRKKRILGGRVSRRGAWPWQCSLQSGQSGHVCGCVLIARRWALTVAHCFEGRESAELWKVVLGLTNLDHPGVHSQSRGVRSIVVHPRYNRAVVDYDISVVQLDSEVEETEFVRPVCLPELGQLPSPDSYCYITGWGHMGNRMPFKLQEGEVRIISLSQCQSYFDMKTITPRMLCAGYDAGTVDSCMGDSGGPLVCEEDGGRWTLFGLTSWGSVCFSKVLGPGVYSNVTHFTPWIQQQIYIHTYLSD